In the genome of Thunnus maccoyii chromosome 15, fThuMac1.1, whole genome shotgun sequence, one region contains:
- the si:rp71-45k5.2 gene encoding forkhead box protein C2 isoform X1 yields the protein MQNRTEKLGTQRPFFAAASSAQRGLLRKSTTYLAKIAVVLQDAPNKMLTFPQLMDKLGPFICEDRSSVENNIRVCLSTNKCFVKIPVVPDSLDSKRNYWKLDFSQITAKMVRRHFKGILEFFPELTSEVETEKMSRPSEACSALHSPEPAACRAVQIRCEVKFSSPFSIESLLKRDNPSASASKASPLSSVPVKVKQQQPRPTHTRVGTKRSFSWDSEEPLLLQGSAGNSPICSTGGSTHHGLTADRAAKLIKSMHVCTKRSFPVYTRVSAAPYFTSPHSSYITYSVPTFAHDAHHFRL from the exons ATGCAGAACAGGACTGAGAAGCTTGGAACTCAGCGTCCTTTCTTTGCTGCAGCCAGCAGCGCTCAGCGAGGCTTGTTGAGGAAGAGCACCACCTACCTGGCCAAGATCGCTGTTGTCCTCCAAGACGCTCCAAACAAGATGCTCACTTTTCCTCAG TTGATGGACAAGCTGGGACCATTTATTTGTGAAGACAGAAGCTCTGTTGAGAACAACATAAGAGTCTGTTTATCAACcaataaatgttttgtcaag ATTCCAGTGGTTCCTGATTCACTGGACAGCAAGAGAAACTACTGGAAACTGGACTTCAGTCAGATCACAGCAAAGATGGTGCGTCGTCACTTCAAAGGAATCCTGGAGTTCTTCCCTGAGTTGACCTCCGAAGTGGAAACGGAGAAGATGAGTAGACCATCGGAGGCCTGCtcagctctccactctcctgaacctgcagcctgcagagcTGTTCAGATCAGATGTGAGGTGAAGTTCAGCAGCCCGTTCTCCATCGAATCCCTCCTGAAGAGAGACAATCCCTCTGCTTCAGCCTCCAAAGCTTCCCCTCTGTCCAGTGTGCCGGTCaaagtgaagcagcagcagcctcgacccacacacacacgagtcGGGACAAAGAGGAGCTTCAGCTGGGACTCCGAGGAGCCTCTCCTCCTTCAAGGTTCAGCTGGAAATTCCCCCATCTGCTCAACAGGAGGCAGCACACACCATGGACTCACTGCTGACAGAGCTGCTAAGCTCATCAagagcatgcatgtgtgtactAAGCGCTCATTCCCTGTCTACACAAGAGTCAGTGCTGCTCCATATTTCACCAGCCCACACAGCAGTTACATCACTTACTCTGTACCCACATTTGCCCATGATGCTCATCATTTtcgtttgtaa
- the si:rp71-45k5.2 gene encoding forkhead box protein H1 isoform X3 gives MQNRTEKLRAQLRKSTTYLAKIAVVLQGVPDKMLTFPQLMDKLGPFICEDRSSVENNIRVCLSTNKCFVKIPVVPDSLDSKRNYWKLDFSQITAKMVRRHFKGILEFFPELTSEVETEKMSRPSEACSALHSPEPAACRAVQIRCEVKFSSPFSIESLLKRDNPSASASKASPLSSVPVKVKQQQPRPTHTRVGTKRSFSWDSEEPLLLQGSAGNSPICSTGGSTHHGLTADRAAKLIKSMHVCTKRSFPVYTRVSAAPYFTSPHSSYITYSVPTFAHDAHHFRL, from the exons ATGCAGAACAGGACTGAGAAGCTTAGAGCTCAGCTGAGGAAGAGCACCACCTACCTGGCCAAGATCGCTGTTGTCCTCCAAGGTGTTCCAGACAAGATGCTCACTTTTCCTCAG TTGATGGACAAGCTGGGACCATTTATTTGTGAAGACAGAAGCTCTGTTGAGAACAACATAAGAGTCTGTTTATCAACcaataaatgttttgtcaag ATTCCAGTGGTTCCTGATTCACTGGACAGCAAGAGAAACTACTGGAAACTGGACTTCAGTCAGATCACAGCAAAGATGGTGCGTCGTCACTTCAAAGGAATCCTGGAGTTCTTCCCTGAGTTGACCTCCGAAGTGGAAACGGAGAAGATGAGTAGACCATCGGAGGCCTGCtcagctctccactctcctgaacctgcagcctgcagagcTGTTCAGATCAGATGTGAGGTGAAGTTCAGCAGCCCGTTCTCCATCGAATCCCTCCTGAAGAGAGACAATCCCTCTGCTTCAGCCTCCAAAGCTTCCCCTCTGTCCAGTGTGCCGGTCaaagtgaagcagcagcagcctcgacccacacacacacgagtcGGGACAAAGAGGAGCTTCAGCTGGGACTCCGAGGAGCCTCTCCTCCTTCAAGGTTCAGCTGGAAATTCCCCCATCTGCTCAACAGGAGGCAGCACACACCATGGACTCACTGCTGACAGAGCTGCTAAGCTCATCAagagcatgcatgtgtgtactAAGCGCTCATTCCCTGTCTACACAAGAGTCAGTGCTGCTCCATATTTCACCAGCCCACACAGCAGTTACATCACTTACTCTGTACCCACATTTGCCCATGATGCTCATCATTTtcgtttgtaa
- the si:rp71-45k5.2 gene encoding forkhead box C1-A isoform X2 has translation MQNRTEKLGTQRPFFAAASSAQRGLLRKSTTYLAKIAVVLQDAPNKMLTFPQLMDKLGPFICEDRSVVNNIRVCLSTNKCFVKIPVVPDSLDSKRNYWKLDFSQITAKMVRRHFKGILEFFPELTSEVETEKTSRPSEACSALHSPESAACRAVQIRCEMKFSSPFSIESLLKRDNPSAPPSKASPLSSVPVKVKQQEPRPTHTRVGTKRSFSWDSEEPLLLQGSAGNSPICSTGGSTHYGLTANRAAKHIKMMHVCTEPSFPIYTRLSAAPYFTSPHSSYITYSVPTFAHDAHHFRL, from the exons ATGCAGAACAGGACTGAGAAGCTTGGAACTCAGCGTCCTTTCTTTGCTGCAGCCAGCAGCGCTCAGCGAGGCTTGTTGAGGAAGAGCACCACCTACCTGGCCAAGATCGCTGTTGTCCTCCAAGACGCTCCAAACAAGATGCTCACTTTTCCTCAG TTGATGGACAAGCTGGGACCATTTATTTGTGAAGACAGATCTGTTGTGAACAACATAAGAGTCTGTTTATCAACcaataaatgttttgtcaag ATTCCAGTGGTTCCTGATTCACTGGATAGCAAGAGAAACTACTGGAAACTGGACTTCAGTCAGATTACAGCAAAGATGGTGCGTCGTCACTTCAAAGGAATCCTGGAGTTCTTCCCTGAGCTGACCTCCGAAGTGGAAACAGAGAAGACGAGTAGACCATCAGAGGCCTGCtcagctctccactctcctgAATCTGCAGCCTGCAGAGCTGTTCAGATCAGATGTGAGATGAAGTTCAGCAGCCCGTTCTCTATCGAATCCCTCCTGAAGAGAGACAATCCCTCTGCTCCACCCTCCAAAGCTTCCCCTCTGTCCAGTGTGCCGGTCAAAGTGAAGCAGCAGGAGCCtcgacccacacacacacgagtcGGGACAAAGAGGAGCTTCAGCTGGGACTCCGAGGAGCCTCTCCTCCTTCAAGGTTCAGCTGGAAATTCCCCCATCTGCTCAACAGGAGGCAGCACACACTATGGACTCACTGCTAACAGAGCTGCTAAGCACATCAAAATGATGCATGTGTGCACTGAGCCCTCATTCCCCATCTACACAAGACTCAGTGCTGCTCCATATTTCACCAGCCCACACAGCAGTTACATCACTTATTCTGTACCCACATTTGCCCATGATGCTCACCATTTTcgtttgtaa
- the LOC121913806 gene encoding forkhead box protein H1-like, with protein sequence MQNRTEKFGVQFPLFAAASSAQRGLLRKSTTYLAKIAVVLQDAPNKMLTFPQLMDKLGPFICEDRRSVENNIRVCLSTNKCFAKIPVVPDSLDSKRNYWKLDFSQITAKMVRRHFKGILEFFPELTSEVETEKTSRPSEACSALHSPEPAACRAVQIRCEVKISSPFSIESLLKRDSPSASASKASPLSSVPVRVKQQEPRPTHTRVGTKRSFSWDSEEPLVLQASAGNSPICSTGGSTHHGLTANRAAKHIKMMHVCTEPSFPIYTRVSATPSFTSPHSSYITYSIPTFTHDAHFLWL encoded by the exons ATGCAGAACAGGACTGAGAAGTTTGGAGTTCAGTTTCCTCTCTTTGCTGCAGCCAGCAGCGCTCAGCGAGGCTTGTTGAGGAAGAGCACCACCTACCTGGCCAAGATCGCTGTTGTCCTCCAAGATGCTCCAAACAAGATGCTCACTTTCCCTCAG TTGATGGACAAGCTGGGACCATTTATTTGTGAAGACAGAAGATCTGTTGAGAACAACATAAGAGTCTGTTTATCAACCAATAAATGTTTTGCCAAG ATTCCAGTGGTTCCTGATTCACTGGACAGCAAGAGAAACTACTGGAAACTGGACTTCAGTCAGATCACAGCAAAGATGGTGCGTCGTCACTTCAAAGGAATCCTGGAGTTCTTCCCTGAGTTGACCTCCGAAGTGGAAACAGAGAAGACGAGCAGACCATCAGAGGCCTGCtcagctctccactctcctgaacctgcagcctgcagagcTGTTCAGATCAGATGTGAGGTGAAGATCAGCAGCCCGTTCTCTATCGAATCCCTCCTGAAGAGAGACAGTCCCTCTGCTTCAGCCTCCAAAGCTTCCCCTCTGTCCAGTGTGCCAGTCAGAGTGAAGCAGCAGGAGCCtcgacccacacacacacgagtcGGGACAAAGAGGAGCTTCAGCTGGGACTCTGAGGAGCCTCTCGTCCTTCAAGCATCAGCTGGAAATTCCCCCATCTGCTCAACAGGAGGCAGCACACACCATGGACTCACTGCTAACAGAGCTGCTAAGCACATCAAAATGATGCATGTGTGCACTGAGCCCTCATTCCCCATCTACACAAGAGTCAGTGCTACTCCATCTTTCACCAGCCCACACAGCAGTTACATCACTTACTCTATACCCACATTTACCCATGATGCTCACTTTTTGTGGTTATAA
- the LOC121913807 gene encoding forkhead box protein C2-like, translating to MQNRTEKLGTQRPFFAPASSAQRGLLRKSTTHLAKIAVVLQDAPNKMLTFPQLMDKLGPFICEDRSSVENNIRVCLSTNKCFVKIPVVPDSLDSKRNYWKLDFSQITAKMVRRHFKGILEFFPELTSEVETEKTSRPSEACSALHSPEPAACRAVQIRCEVKFSSPFSIESLLKRDSPSASASKASPLSSVPVRVKQQEPRPTHTRVGTKRSFNWDSEEPLVLQGSAGNSPICSTGGSTHHGLTADRAAKHIKMMHVCTEPSFPIYTRVSAAPSSTSPHSRYITYSVPTFTFFFQ from the exons ATGCAGAACAGGACTGAGAAGCTTGGAACTCAGCGTCCTTTCTTTGCTCCAGCCAGCAGTGCTCAGCGAGGCTTGTTGAGGAAGAGCACCACCCACCTGGCCAAGATCGCTGTTGTCCTCCAAGACGCTCCAAACAAGATGCTCACTTTTCCTCAG TTGATGGACAAGCTGGGACCATTCATTTGTGAAGACAGAAGCTCTGTTGAGAACAACATAAGAGTCTGTTTATCAACcaataaatgttttgtcaag ATTCCAGTGGTTCCTGATTCACTGGACAGCAAGAGAAACTACTGGAAACTGGACTTCAGTCAGATCACAGCAAAGATGGTGCGTCGTCACTTCAAAGGAATCCTGGAGTTCTTCCCTGAGTTGACCTCCGAAGTGGAAACAGAGAAGACGAGCAGACCATCAGAGGCCTGCtcagctctccactctcctgaacctgcagcctgcagagcTGTTCAGATCAGATGTGAGGTGAAGTTCAGCAGCCCGTTCTCCATCGAATCCCTCCTGAAGAGAGACAGTCCCTCTGCTTCAGCCTCCAAAGCTTCCCCTCTGTCCAGTGTGCCGGTCAGAGTGAAGCAGCAGGAGCCtcgacccacacacacacgagtcGGGACAAAGAGGAGTTTCAACTGGGACTCTGAGGAGCCTCTCGTCCTTCAAGGTTCAGCTGGAAATTCCCCCATCTGCTCAACAGGAGGCAGCACACACCATGGACTCACTGCTGACAGAGCTGCTAAGCACATCAAAATGATGCATGTGTGCACTGAACCCTCATTCCCCATCTACACAAGAGTCAGTGCTGCTCCATCTTCCACCAGCCCACACAGCAGATACATCACTTACTCTGTACccacatttacttttttttttcaataa